The Diadema setosum chromosome 1, eeDiaSeto1, whole genome shotgun sequence genome has a window encoding:
- the LOC140232236 gene encoding lactadherin-like produces MSSSSSYANDDYHRAWFARLDQQPNSRGTSAAWTPYVNDQDKWLKIDLGGVFMVTGVITQGRTNYEQWATSMRISTSLNDTDWAFAIDPLSNDPKVYPANYDRDTQVTSLLPNPVRARFVRFHPVTFMSHASMRVEILGHVI; encoded by the exons ATGTCGTCCTCGTCCTCGTATGCTAACGATGACTATCACCGGGCGTGGTTTGCCAGGCTAGACCAACAGCCTAATTCGAGAGGTACCTCCGCAGCATGGACACCATATGTTAACGATCAAGACAAGTGGTTGAAA ATTGATCTCGGGGGAGTGTTCATGGTCACAGGCGTTATTACCCAAGGCAGAACAAATTATGAACAATGGGCGACGTCTATGCGCATATCCACTTCCCTCAATGATACCGACTGGGCTTTTGCAATCGACCCGTTATCCAACGATCCCAag GTGTACCCAGCAAATTATGACAGAGATACTCAAGTGACTTCGTTACTACCTAACCCAGTGAGGGCGCGTTTCGTCAGGTTCCACCCAGTCACGTTCATGAGTCATGCATCGATGAGGGTTGAAATTCTCGGCCACGTTATTTGA
- the LOC140232226 gene encoding lactadherin-like: protein MSSSSSYANDDYHRAWFARLDQQPNSGGNSAAWLPQLSDQNKWLKIDLGAVFMVTGVITQGRKNGDQWARSMHISTSLDDTDWVFAIDPLSDDPKVYPANYDRDTQVTSLLPNPVRARYVRFHPLTFMNHAAMRVEILGHVI, encoded by the exons ATGTCGTCCTCGTCCTCGTATGCTAACGATGACTATCACCGGGCGTGGTTTGCCAGGCTAGACCAACAGCCTAATTCGGGAGGCAACTCCGCAGCATGGTTACCACAACTTAGTGATCAAAACAAGTGGTTGAAA ATTGATCTCGGGGCAGTGTTCATGGTCACAGGTGTTATTACCCAAGGCAGAAAAAACGGTGACCAATGGGCGAGGTCTATGCACATCTCCACTTCCCTCGATGATACCGACTGGGTTTTTGCAATCGACCCACTATCCGACGACCCCAAG GTGTACCCAGCTAATTATGACAGAGATACTCAAGTGACTTCGTTACTACCTAACCCAGTGAGGGCGCGTTACGTCAGGTTCCACCCACTCACGTTCATGAATCATGCAGCGATGAGGGTTGAAATTCTGGGCCACGTTATTTGA